AGAAAAGGCCTcactgaggccaggcgtggtggcacatgcctgtaatcccagcactttgggaggccgaggtggggggatcacgaggtcaggagattgagatcatcctggctaacacggtgaaacgctgtctctactaaaaatacaaaaaattagccaggcgtggtggcatgtgcctgtagtcccagctactctggaggctgaggcgggagaatcacttgaacttgggaggaggaggttacagtgagtcgaggttgtaccactgcactccagcctgggtgacagattgaggctccatctcaaaaaaagaaaaagaaaaaaagaaagaaagaaagaaagagagagagaaagagagagggagggagggagggagggaaagaaaggaagaaagagggaaagaaagaaaagaaaaggcctcACTGAGTAAAGACCAGAGGAGGTGAAGGCGTGAGCCATGCAGATATCTGGGGagaagcattccaggcagagggcacagccagtgcaaaggcctggaggcagaAGCATGCCTAGGAGGTTGAAAGCCAGCAAGGAGGCCCTGTGGCTGGAATGGAGAGAGCACCCAGCGAGTGTAGGGGATAAGCGTGAACAGGTGAGTGGGGACTGAACTGGGGAAGGACTCTGTGTACAAATGAAGTCCCTGTAGGGTTTTGAGCAGCTAAGCACCCTGATTTGACAGACAGATGAGGTCTACAGGGTGCCTGGCACAGTAGAAGCCTGAGAAAATGCCAGAAAtagtcttttccttccttccttccttcctcagaaCCTCCTTGGGGGCTTCTGGTCTCCAGGTGGCTGGTCACCCAGCTCTAGGCTGTTCCACCCCATGGCCACTGTTCTCTAGAGCGCAGTTCCGATCTTGAACTAGGGGCTTTTTCAGCTGAAAATAGTTTAAGGCCAGAAAGGGCCCTCAGTTATTGTTTTCAGACATTTCCCCTTTTGAGCATCATTTTTACTTCTGGACAAATTTAGCACCTTGTCTCTGTTCAAAACAAGAGACACTGGCTTTTTTCTTGGGCACAGGAGAGCAGTGATCAGGGAGAGCTGATAGCTGTGGGTGACCAGCTAGGGGAccatgggcaagtcacttaacctcaccaggcctcagtctcctcatctgtaaaatggggaagatGATGACTGTCTGTCTTCCACAGCAGCTCTTGAGATTAATgagattatatataaaatgcactgaattacaggctgggcatggtggcttacgactgtaatcccagcactttgtgaggctgaggtagaaggatttcTTGAGCGCAGTagctcgagaccagactgggcaacatggtgaaaccctgtttctacaaaaattacaaaaattagccaggtggggcatgcctgtagtcctggctactagggaggctgaggtgggaggatcacttgagcccagggaggttgaggctgtggtgagctgtgattgtgccactgaactccagcctgagggacagagtaagattctgcctcaagaaagaaaagaaaagaaaaggaggaaaggaaaggaaagggaaaagaaggaaggaagggaaggaaggaaagagaaagagaatggaaagaaagagagacaggagagaaaggaaagaagaaaagaaagagagagagaaggagggaggaaggaaggaagagagagagagaaagaaagaaagagaaagaaagaaagaaagaaaaaggaagaaagaaagaaaagaaaagagaagaaagggggaaggagggagggagggaaggaaggaaggaagaagggagggagggaaggaaaggaaaggaagggaaaggaaagaaagagagagaaagaaagaaagaaaaagctgtaTTCTGACAGatctaaatataataattattgtgCTTTCTTGGGGCCCATGTATGGTGGGCTGCCCCTCCTCAGTGACCCAGACACAACTGGACTCCCTAGAGCCCTGCCTAGGTCTCCATTTCTGTCACCCCAGCAGCACTGCCTAGGGTGTTGGCCCCCAGCCCTGGCCACACATAGAGCGACCGACTGtcccagtttgcctgggactgaggggCTTCTTGGGATGCAAGACTTTCAGTTTTCAAACCAGGATAGTCCCAGGCAAGTAGGGTTGCTTTTTCATCCTAGGTGCACATCAAAAGTTCCTGGGAATCCCTCAAAATGGGGGAAAGATTCTCCCCAGGGAGGCCATCCCTTGGCTGTGGAAGTAAAAAAGCTCAGGCACAAGGGACGTTGTGCAGTTCCCGGCCACAGGAGGGAAAAGGACTCCTCCTATGGAGTGGCATCCTCCTATGGAAGGTTGGGGACACACTGGGCCTTTTCTGATCCCTGGCCAAATTACAATTCCTGGAAAGCCTTTCTTactcccctctccccactcaGCTCATTCCTTATCCTCACTGAAGCTTCAATGCAgatatcacctcctccaggaagtccccCTGACCTCCTCCAGAGGGGAGTTGATTAGACTGTCAGCTCACTGAGGACAGCAGCCTCAGTCATTCAAGTGCTCAATACATCTGTTGAATGAGTGATGGGAATGATCATGTTAACCAGCAAACGGGTCCATTAGCTTCAAATCTGAGAACCCCCAGCATTTGCCCACACTGGTCACTTTCCAGCTGCTGGAAGCTATTTCCAAAGTGGTGGGCAAGAGGGTAAGAAAGATCCTAGAGATCCATCTCCTTTCAGGTGGTACAAGCCCAGCTAATGCTGCAGGGGAAACCTTGCGCAGACCCACAAGACAATCCACCCCGTTGCTTACGCAAACTCCAGTTTCTTTAGGTCCCGAACAGCAGGGAGCTCCCCAGCTGTGTCTTCCGAGGAACTTCTCGTCCTAGAGAGAACAGGCAATGTTAGGGGGAGCAGGCACTGCTGTCGCTGAGCCCTTACCCATGGGTCCCATGATGGCTGCCCCACTGCCCCAAATTCCCCAGGGGGATTGCTTTCCTTGGGGCAATTGCTGTccccctcttaaaaaaaaagatctgtctGGGTGCGGTGCCacatgactatagtcccagcactttgggaggctgaggcaggaggattgcttgaggtcaggagttcaagaccagcctgggcaacatagcaagatccctgtgtctacaaaaactTAAGAAATCATCCGGTTTGAtgacatgcacctataatcccagctacttgggaggccgaggcaggaggatcgcttgagctcaggacttccgaagctacagtaagctatgatcgcactactgtactctagcctggtagacacagcgagactctgtctttaagaaataataaaaataaaaataaaagatctcaGGACTGTATCTTTCATGGAAATGAGCCTCAGATTAGGCACTTACCAGTATCTATCCCAGACAGCACTTAAGAGGTGCTCAAACAATGTgtgatgaaggaatgaatgaaagacGGTTAACTTGTTCTGTAATCAAGTTTTGTCTGCCTTCTGGACCTTAGCTCTGCCATCTATAAATTCGGGACAACAGTTGTGCTAAACGCCTCAAAGGGTGGCAGTAGGTGTCACTTCTGTTACTAGATGCACAAGGCATCCTTGTTAACTCCTAGAAGGGGAGAGGTTCTCCATGGCTTTAGCTAAGACTTGAGCACATGATGGCAGGTTTTGAATGCAGCAAAGTTTTCAATTCTGGGGGCTCTGCCTGGGCAGTGAGTGCAGTCGGAGACTCTCGGTAGCCATTGCCCAGAAAGAGGGCATGGGGTGTCCCAGAGGACAGGGGGCACTGGAAATGCCCATGACAAACTTGAGAATGGGTCCTACATGTCCTCAACCTGCATGGCGTGAGCCACCTCCCATCTGCCTCTCCCCTCACCTCTGAGTCTGCACAAGCTTTCCCAGGTCTTCCACATCCTTCAGGGACTTGACTTTGAAAGGCTCGATGGTGAACTTCTCCTCTGCTGCCTGAAGTAGCTTGGTCTCCCCATGCTGCCGCAGGGACTCCCACAGCGCCACTGTGTCGCTCAAGGCAGCCCTGTGGAGGGAGGGCCTCAGACCCAGGCACGGTGACCAGGCTAGACCTTAATGGAAGGGCAGCTCCATGAAGGGTCCTCCTACCtattaaaatactttctttcCTTAGTTCAACCTCtacctttcccagaaagccttcTATGTCCACTCCAGCCTTTATTGGTTCCTACTTTCTCACAACTCACACAgtggttttctttccctttttgcttCGGCTACCAGGAAGCTCACTGCTAAATTATTGGCACAATTCTGTAGGACCTTACAGCTTGGGTAAAGTATGTTTAGGGGGAAATATGGAAGCAATCCTCTGGAGATTAAGCTGAAATGCTCAAGCAGATTGCAGACCGACTTAATGAAACCAAATTAAGGAATTTAGACTTCATCCTGACAGTGGTGGAGTGTACCTGAAGGATTGTAAGCAGGGATGAGACACAATCAGATTCAAGTTCTGAGAAGATTGGTCTGGTTGCTGAATATAAAATAGAGTGGAAGAGGAGAGAATGGAGGCAGACAGTCCAAGGGGAGGCCATGGCTTTACTCTTAGCATAAGAAAACGGTGGCTTGCTTAGGGGgtggaaagaataaaacaaatttgaGCCCAGGTCAGTCTCAGATTCTAGACATATCCCAGTGACTGGCACATGGCGGGCCTTCAAATATTGATTGGAAGAATGCCACTGCCTCTCACTTGCTGTGTGGCAAGTGGCtgcctctctctgagcctcaacatCCTCATCTTAAAAATGGAGAGAATCCATTCTGCCCCACCCGGCTGCTCTGCATACTAAAAGAGACCCCACAGAGCACTGGGCTTGGCACCAAGACCACAGTTAATGCCCAACACAAGGATGCCTCTTCCCCAAGCCCCTCGCCCCACCTGAAACCTGTGACACAGCTGAGTCCCACGAGGCTCCCCAATCCAGAGGGGCAAATGCCAGTGCTGCGGAGGTCCAGGGAGAAGTCTTGGCCCGCCGCCTCCAAGGCCTTGCCCAGTACATGTGCATCAGGAGGCGTGAGACGGGTGCCCAGAAAAGAGAGGCAGGCGGGGAGCTCCTGCACCACGTGCTGCCAAATTCCAGCCTCCTCCGCCTCGTGGGCGCAGTGCAGCAGCTCCAGCAGCTGCCGCGCCCGCAGGGTCCCCGGCTGCAGCCGCCTCAGGTACCTCGCAAGCACCTTCTGCTTCCTGTCCGCCAAGGCAGTCGCCGATGGCCCGACTAGGGCTCCCAGGCAGCGGGGGCGAGGCTGGAAGATCAGCCCGGCCAGAAAGCGTGGCACGCCCTCCAGCCAGTTGTCATAGGGCCTCTTCTTCCTTGGGGTCAATGCTAGATACTGCGGGAGCTCCTTGTCCTTGATGTCGCCATTCAGAGCCAGCCACAGGGCCCCCAGGAAGCATTGCAGGAGGAAGCTGGGGAAGGCCAGCTCGGACTCAGCGGCCCCCGGGGGGTGTTTCACTAAGCCTTTGGCCATCGCCCAGTTCTTCACGTCTGCGGATGGGAACTGGTCCTCCTGTAGGGTACTTTGGTGTCTGCGGCCCAGCTCCCAGGCCAGCTTGGCCAGCTCTGCCAGGGCCCCCGGGGGGCTGTTGAGGGCTGCACGGCCCAGCAGGCCGACATAGAGTCCCGTGAGCGTGGAGGGCAGCTTGGCGTCCTCCCCAAGCTCCAGCAGGGCCTCTGAGAGCTGGCACACTGCCCGGCACAAAGTGGGGCTGTGGCTGTGACTGAGAAGAAATGGCCGGTCCCGGAGGAGCGTCAGGGCTCTGTCTTGGTGCTCAGTCATGCCTGAGCTCTCAAAGTAGCGCATCACGTAGGCCTGGGCCTGCTCCGTGGAGAAGCCGCACAGCTCAAATAGGGTGTCGGCCTTGCTCAGGCTCTGGACCAGGCGGCCCCGGGGCCGGGCTGTGAGGAGGAGGGTGCAACCTCGGAGCAGCGTCTTCTGGAAAAGGCCGGCCAGCAGCCCCCGGAGGGAGCAGGGCTCCGCCGGTGCCGGTCCGCACGTGCTGTGCAGGAAGCCATCTTGCGCTTCCAGCTCCTCGAAGGCGTCTAGGATGAGCAGAACACGGTCAGGTCTCTTCAAGATGTGGCTGAAAACCTCATCGGCTGCCACGAGTGGCTGTGGGCCCAGGGAGAAGAGCAGATCCTGCAGGCGATAGGCATACCCCGGACGGTTCAAGCAGTGGCAGGGGACAGAGAAGACAAAGTCGTACTGGGGAAGCCGGCCACAAGCCCAGGCCCGGCTCACTGCCCCAGCCCAATAGCTCTTGCCCTGACCAGCTTTGCCCAGCACAGCAATCACTCGTGTCTCACGCGGCCGCCGGTGCTCTTTGGCAGCCAACAGCAGCTCAGCCAGGCCTCCCTGGGCCAGCTGCCGTTCTGCCCAGTCCGGGGTGGCCAGTTCCCGCTCCAGGCTCTTGCTGCTGCTTCTCTCCAGCCTGGCCCGCACCAGATCCACCTCCACCAGGATGCCATCGGGGCCTGCGGGCTCGGCCCGATACGTGTCCTGCAGTGAGCGGTAGAACTGCTCCACCGGCTCTGCAAAGGCCAGGGGAGTGTCAGGGTAGGGATATGccagaggcagggccagggccagccaCCACAAGGCCAGCACTGCCACCATCATTTGCATCTGTTCCCcacacagtttttgtttgtttattttgttttgctttgagacagggtctggctttttcgcccaggctggaatgcagtggtgtgatcacagctcgctgcagcgtcaacctcctgggctcacgcaatcctcctgactccacttcccaagtagctgggaccacagacatgtgacaccatgcccagataattttttgatttttttgtagagatggggtctcactatgttgcccaggctggagtgcagtggcacaatcatggcccacCGCAGACTCAACCttgcaggctcaagcaatcctcccacctcagcctcctgagtagctgggactacaggcgaccactgccatgcctggctaatttttctattttgttttttgtagagataagttctcactattttgcccaggctggtcttgaactcctgggctcaagcaatccttccgccttggcctcccaaagtgctgggattacaggtgtgagccaccacatctggcccccaTACAGTCTTCATCAACTGCTTCATTCagtcatccactcattcattagTTCACTCATTTCCACACCCGTTCCTTCACTCATCCTCTCTCTTGTTTAAGTGTCCACTCCTTTTAgaccttttctctgtctcttttttttttttgtgatggctcctgctctgtcgcccaggctggagggcactggcgcaatctcagctcacggcaacctccacctcctgggtttaagcgattctcctgccttggcctcccaagtagctgggattacaggcacccactaccaagcctggctaatttttgtatttttaatggagatggggtttcactatgttggccaggctggtctcgaacttctgaccccaggtgatccacccgccttggcctcccaaagtgctgggattacaggagtaagctaCCATGCATGGCCACCTTTTCTCATTCCTTCATTTACTCACTAACCTTTTTCTTCGCTTGATCACTACTCACTCTCCGTGGGAAGGTCATGGGAGGGAGTGTTAAGAGTTAAGACAGTGGAGCCCAcgtgtctgggttcaaatcccagctgtaCCACTTGTTGGAGCAATTCTGAGCATGCTATACATCCCACCATGCCTCAGTagcctcatctggaaaatggggataatattggGATTGTGTGAGATGTTAACAATTTAATATACCTAACATGCTTAGACCAGTATGTGAGAGTAAGCATTTAGTAATTTAGTAATTCTCCTATTCACTGGTTTATTCTCACTTTCCATTGCTCCTATCCTCATCCACTTCTCACTTCATCCACTCACTCACTTCATCATTCGCTTGCCCCTCATTCATTCTCTcagcctgaaaatgaaatgtcaaCACCCAGTGCAGGCTTATTGAAGAGCCATAAATATTATTTGAGGGAGTGGTGGAGTAAATGGTGAAATGATGGCATCatcaaataagtgaatgaatgaatgaataaataaatgaatgtgtgaGCCAACAAAGAAGGGATTGAATAAGTGTCAAGTGAATGAGTGATGTGAAGCCAGATTCGGGCTTCCATCTCCAGCACCCAGGGCAGAGAGATCCCGCACAACTCACCAGGCCATTTTGGAAGCTTGTTGGAGACCTCTCCAGCTGCCTGGCTTTGGGTGGGGGACGTCTTGTGCTCTGGAGATGGAGAAGCAGGTGCCAGATTTAGGGTGAGGGTTACCCTTGGGGACTCCCCTTCCTCTGGGCCACTTAGTCCTTACAGCCTTCATGGGCAGAGTTTCCCAAGACGGAGGTTATAAGATAGAGGCCTGAGGCTGTATCTAACTCAAAGATGTCTTTCTTTGGCcaactgtacttttaaaaatttcactcatgtttaaaaaaaaaaatcacaatatcaggctgggtgcagtggctcacgcctgtaatcccagcactttgggaggccaaggcaggtggatcacttgagatcaggagttcgagaccagcctggccaacatggtaaaactcatctctactgaaattacaaaaattagctgggtgtgatggtgcacacgtgtaattccagctgctccggaggctgaggcaggagaatcacttgaacctgtagggcggaggttgcagtgagctgagatcacaccactgcactctagcctgggcaacagagcaaggctccatctcaacaataaataaataataaaataaaaattaaaaaatcacaatATCTATGTAAAAATCAGGGTTTTCAGCTTCAAAAGATCTGACCACATTGTCTGGCTTTTCTGCTGGGTAACAAGCAGCTGAAGGCTGACGGCTGTATTTGGATGGGATGTGGATTCTCTAGCTGTCCATTCTCCCACAACCATGCCTCCACTCCCTGGAGACCCTCCCTGTCCTGAATGACCCCTAAATATGACCTGTTGTCCCTACAGGCAGCTTTGCTTGTGGATCTTACTTGAGACTATTCCTTCCCCAGGGCCTCGATCCTGCTTCTAGTATCTCTCACAGGCCCTGAGGGTCCTTACCTGTCATGTTTGCTCGGGAGGTCAGGGCAGGTTCAGGCATGCTGGGCAGGTCAGTGGCTGATGGAGCGAAGGGGCTGGTGGAGCCTGGCCGGTCTGGAGATGTTGGGAGGCCGTGGACAGTGAGTCCACTGGGAGGGGGTACTTGGCTGGCCTGGGGCACCTCACCTACATTCGGGGTGGAGAGGGGTGTGAGAATAACCGGGTATTGATTCCAGAAACGCTCTTGGGTCACCCCTACTCCAAACCGGGCTGTGGAGCTCAGGAAGtctggagagaagagaggagaacttCCAAAGGAAGGTATTTCAGGACAGAGCTGAGGAAAG
The window above is part of the Symphalangus syndactylus isolate Jambi chromosome 14, NHGRI_mSymSyn1-v2.1_pri, whole genome shotgun sequence genome. Proteins encoded here:
- the CIITA gene encoding MHC class II transactivator isoform X11 encodes the protein MRCLAPHPAGSYLSEPQGSSQCATMELGPLEGGYLELLNSDADPLCLYHFYDQMDLAGEAEIELYSEPDTDTINCDQFSRLLSDMEGDEETREAYANIAELDQYVFQDSQLEGLSKDIFIEHIGPDEVIGESMEMPAEVGQKSQKRPFPEELPADLKHRKPAEPPTVVTGSFLMEPGNDSSTLPCLPLPALFNEEPDSGQMCLEKTDQMPIPSSSSSLSCLNLPEGPIQFVSTISTLPQGLWQISGAGTGVSSIFIYHGEVPQASQVPPPSGLTVHGLPTSPDRPGSTSPFAPSATDLPSMPEPALTSRANMTEHKTSPTQSQAAGEVSNKLPKWPEPVEQFYRSLQDTYRAEPAGPDGILVEVDLVRARLERSSSKSLERELATPDWAERQLAQGGLAELLLAAKEHRRPRETRVIAVLGKAGQGKSYWAGAVSRAWACGRLPQYDFVFSVPCHCLNRPGYAYRLQDLLFSLGPQPLVAADEVFSHILKRPDRVLLILDAFEELEAQDGFLHSTCGPAPAEPCSLRGLLAGLFQKTLLRGCTLLLTARPRGRLVQSLSKADTLFELCGFSTEQAQAYVMRYFESSGMTEHQDRALTLLRDRPFLLSHSHSPTLCRAVCQLSEALLELGEDAKLPSTLTGLYVGLLGRAALNSPPGALAELAKLAWELGRRHQSTLQEDQFPSADVKNWAMAKGLVKHPPGAAESELAFPSFLLQCFLGALWLALNGDIKDKELPQYLALTPRKKRPYDNWLEGVPRFLAGLIFQPRPRCLGALVGPSATALADRKQKVLARYLRRLQPGTLRARQLLELLHCAHEAEEAGIWQHVVQELPACLSFLGTRLTPPDAHVLGKALEAAGQDFSLDLRSTGICPSGLGSLVGLSCVTGFR